Proteins encoded in a region of the Alphaproteobacteria bacterium genome:
- a CDS encoding molybdopterin-dependent oxidoreductase — protein MTLALEPITFSVNGESVTVLAKPVTRLTDVLRDSLGLTGTKVGCEAGDCGSCTILMDGAQVCACMIPAAQAAGSNIETIEGLATGEELTFLQSAFHRHGAAQCGICSPGMLMAATDLLRQNSRPTRREVEDAMGGVLCRCTGYVKIVDAVMDAAYGTDTGAVGQSGMAVGASLAKVDGIEKLTGAEKFGADVIPEGALALRIVRSPFASASFSVSDLRPLFKKYPGLVRVLSAVDIPGRNGYGIYPEIKDQPVLARNVARYRGDAILALVGDAETIRIIADDELPVTYYPADPVIGLDAALHKNAATIQKAYEGNILTRGYVCKGKEDPNERGEKPKPIDEGPIVAEATWQTSFVEHAYIEPEAGFARRVGDRIEITAATQAPYMDREEIAAVLDVEPAQVRIIPTACGGGFGGKLDVSVQPIIAVAAWLLDQPVRCVYTRPESMAATTKRHPARLQARASCDEQGLLTSYELQGDFITGAYASWGPTVADRVPIHATGPYRVPVVEVESTAVLTNEPPAGAFRGFGVPQCAIAHEGIMDMLAEKTRIDPLEFRLLNAIRVGDETATGQVLDASVGIDKCLEALRPYWSKARGQADMFNERSRRRRLGVGLGCMWYGCGNTSISNPSTIRVGMDATGMVTLYSGAVDIGQGVSTILTQICADAIGVPVTSIRLVTGDTDLTADAGKTSASRQTFISGRATQLAAEDMRAKILRLANVGPHGLIEVEPDALFVRDVHSQRRIELNTLSPDEQGNVLTGEGTFDPPTTPLDDDGQGSPYATYAFAAQMAEIEADLDLGTVKVRRVVAAHDVGRAINPIQVEGQIHGGIAQGLGMALMEEYVPGRSENLHDYLIPTFGDMPDIEIMIIEEHEPLGPFGAKGIGEPALIPTAPAILGAISHAIGTRIYQVPATPDRVRAAILAARTGSGRD, from the coding sequence ATGACCTTGGCCCTGGAGCCCATTACGTTCTCGGTCAACGGCGAATCGGTGACCGTTTTGGCCAAGCCGGTCACGCGCCTGACCGACGTGCTTCGCGATTCGCTCGGCCTGACCGGAACCAAGGTCGGTTGCGAGGCCGGCGATTGTGGATCGTGCACCATTTTGATGGACGGCGCCCAGGTTTGCGCCTGCATGATCCCAGCCGCCCAGGCGGCAGGCAGCAATATCGAGACAATCGAGGGATTGGCGACGGGCGAGGAACTGACCTTCCTGCAGTCCGCCTTCCACCGCCATGGTGCGGCGCAGTGCGGGATCTGCTCGCCAGGAATGCTGATGGCGGCAACCGACCTCTTGAGACAAAACTCGAGGCCGACCCGGCGAGAGGTCGAGGACGCCATGGGTGGCGTCCTTTGCCGATGCACCGGCTATGTCAAGATTGTCGACGCGGTCATGGATGCCGCCTACGGCACCGACACCGGCGCCGTCGGGCAGTCGGGCATGGCGGTTGGCGCGTCGCTGGCAAAGGTCGACGGCATCGAGAAATTGACCGGGGCCGAAAAGTTCGGCGCGGATGTCATTCCGGAGGGTGCCCTGGCTTTGCGTATCGTGCGCTCGCCCTTTGCCAGCGCGTCCTTTTCGGTCAGCGATCTGCGCCCCTTGTTCAAAAAATATCCCGGCCTCGTGCGGGTTCTGTCGGCGGTCGACATCCCCGGGCGAAACGGCTACGGCATCTATCCGGAAATCAAGGATCAGCCGGTCCTGGCGCGAAACGTCGCACGATATCGCGGCGACGCGATCTTGGCGCTGGTCGGTGACGCGGAAACGATTCGTATCATCGCCGATGACGAGCTTCCGGTTACCTATTACCCGGCCGATCCGGTGATCGGGCTCGATGCGGCGCTCCACAAGAACGCGGCGACAATTCAAAAGGCCTACGAGGGAAATATCCTGACCCGCGGCTACGTGTGCAAGGGGAAGGAAGATCCGAACGAACGCGGCGAAAAACCAAAGCCGATCGACGAAGGACCGATCGTCGCCGAGGCGACCTGGCAGACCTCCTTCGTCGAACACGCCTATATCGAACCCGAGGCCGGATTCGCCCGCCGCGTCGGCGATCGCATCGAAATCACCGCGGCGACCCAGGCTCCTTACATGGACCGCGAAGAAATCGCGGCCGTGCTCGATGTCGAACCGGCGCAGGTCCGCATCATCCCGACCGCCTGCGGCGGCGGCTTCGGCGGCAAATTGGACGTCTCCGTCCAACCCATCATCGCGGTCGCGGCGTGGCTCCTCGATCAGCCGGTGCGTTGCGTCTACACACGGCCCGAATCGATGGCGGCGACGACCAAGCGGCATCCAGCGCGCCTCCAGGCACGTGCGAGCTGTGACGAACAGGGCCTGTTGACGAGCTACGAGTTGCAGGGCGACTTCATCACCGGTGCCTATGCATCGTGGGGGCCGACGGTCGCCGACCGGGTGCCGATCCATGCGACCGGGCCCTATCGCGTTCCCGTGGTCGAGGTCGAGAGTACGGCGGTGCTGACCAACGAACCGCCGGCCGGCGCTTTTCGCGGCTTCGGCGTGCCGCAATGCGCGATCGCCCACGAAGGCATCATGGATATGCTGGCCGAGAAGACCCGCATCGACCCCCTCGAGTTCCGACTGCTGAATGCAATTCGCGTTGGCGACGAAACGGCGACCGGGCAGGTACTCGATGCAAGCGTCGGCATCGACAAATGCCTCGAGGCCTTGCGACCGTATTGGAGCAAGGCGCGTGGGCAGGCGGATATGTTCAACGAGCGATCGCGCAGGCGGCGCCTTGGCGTCGGCCTCGGCTGTATGTGGTATGGCTGCGGCAATACGTCGATCTCGAATCCGTCGACGATACGGGTCGGCATGGACGCCACCGGCATGGTGACGCTGTACAGCGGCGCGGTCGACATCGGCCAGGGGGTGAGCACCATCCTGACCCAGATTTGCGCCGATGCCATCGGTGTCCCGGTCACGTCGATCCGCTTGGTCACCGGCGATACCGACCTGACCGCCGACGCCGGCAAGACGTCGGCGTCGCGCCAAACCTTCATCTCCGGCCGCGCCACACAGCTCGCGGCGGAGGACATGCGGGCGAAGATTCTACGGCTCGCCAATGTCGGGCCCCATGGGCTCATCGAGGTCGAACCCGACGCGCTTTTCGTCCGTGACGTCCATTCTCAGCGCCGGATCGAACTGAACACGCTGTCGCCGGACGAGCAGGGCAATGTCCTGACCGGCGAGGGCACCTTCGACCCGCCGACCACGCCGCTCGACGACGATGGCCAGGGCAGCCCCTACGCCACCTATGCGTTCGCCGCGCAGATGGCCGAGATCGAGGCGGATCTTGATCTCGGCACCGTCAAGGTGAGACGCGTCGTCGCCGCCCACGATGTCGGCCGTGCGATCAATCCAATTCAAGTCGAAGGCCAAATCCACGGCGGTATCGCCCAGGGCCTCGGCATGGCCCTGATGGAGGAGTACGTGCCCGGGCGCAGCGAAAACCTCCACGATTATCTGATCCCGACCTTCGGCGACATGCCCGACATCGAGATCATGATCATCGAGGAGCACGAACCGCTGGGTCCCTTCGGCGCCAAGGGCATTGGCGAGCCGGCACTGATTCCGACCGCGCCGGCGATCCTGGGCGCGATCAGCCATGCCATCGGAACGCGCATCTACCAAGTCCCCGCGACCCCGGACCGGGTCCGGGCGGCGATCCTTGCCGCCCGCACGGGATCGGGCCGTGACTGA
- a CDS encoding 6-hydroxynicotinate reductase, whose protein sequence is MTDTAPDRTAAKTAKKPVEDLVVCDACPVLCRIRAGRTGACGRYGNTDGTLVRTDPFILAQRVLGEAGEAVPFLDKDWDGSLLPDESTFVTGIGSGTTYPDYKPAPFIVASAHDGIDMVTVVTEGIFSYCGIKVKIDTDRYVGPEQAAIRCQGEPVGHVTTAEYGSQMLALGGVRHLTGGSKKEGTVTCDMMMRLCNKEPVDFTVDGGATLTVQAGKAPIINNLHEERMRVGCGSATIGMFAKQWHEHVDEVVVVDDHITGVLTEHQAGRFLEMKPAGIRVRGRKSTPGRYFQVANPGTGWGGTDITDPLTIIESINPEISYPGLRLLMVSTTGEDAAFFELDERLQPVPAEMPDPLRLTVERIGENCEPALATVLFMAGAGGSLRAGVTENPVRLTRSVKAALTRVSCGGAPVYVWPGGGITILVDVTRMPDRSFGYVPTPAIVAPIEFTMRLDDYRDLGGHIGSVRRIGDIVDADRVRVTQWHDRNPWPWTPAAALDRTAS, encoded by the coding sequence GTGACTGACACGGCGCCCGACCGGACTGCTGCCAAGACGGCCAAGAAGCCGGTCGAGGATCTGGTCGTCTGCGACGCTTGTCCGGTACTGTGCCGGATCAGGGCCGGCCGGACCGGTGCCTGCGGCCGCTATGGCAACACCGATGGCACGCTGGTGCGAACCGATCCGTTTATCCTGGCGCAACGGGTCCTGGGCGAAGCCGGCGAGGCCGTACCCTTCCTCGACAAGGATTGGGACGGCAGCCTCCTTCCCGACGAATCCACCTTCGTCACCGGTATCGGGTCCGGAACCACCTATCCCGATTACAAGCCGGCCCCTTTCATCGTCGCCAGCGCCCACGATGGCATCGACATGGTCACGGTGGTGACCGAGGGCATCTTCAGCTATTGCGGAATCAAGGTGAAGATCGACACCGACCGTTATGTCGGTCCGGAACAGGCCGCGATCCGATGCCAGGGCGAGCCCGTCGGCCACGTGACGACGGCCGAATATGGTTCGCAAATGCTGGCGCTCGGCGGGGTCCGTCACCTCACCGGCGGATCGAAGAAAGAAGGCACCGTCACCTGCGACATGATGATGCGGCTGTGCAACAAGGAGCCGGTCGATTTCACGGTCGATGGCGGTGCGACGCTGACCGTCCAGGCCGGGAAAGCGCCGATCATCAACAATCTCCATGAAGAGCGCATGCGGGTTGGCTGCGGTTCCGCGACGATCGGCATGTTCGCCAAGCAGTGGCACGAGCATGTCGACGAGGTGGTTGTCGTCGATGATCACATTACCGGGGTCCTCACCGAGCACCAAGCCGGCCGCTTTCTGGAAATGAAGCCGGCCGGCATTCGGGTTCGCGGCCGCAAATCGACTCCGGGGCGGTACTTTCAAGTCGCCAATCCGGGAACCGGATGGGGCGGCACGGATATCACCGATCCGTTGACCATCATCGAATCGATCAACCCCGAAATCTCCTATCCCGGGCTCAGATTGCTCATGGTCAGCACCACCGGCGAGGACGCGGCGTTTTTCGAACTCGACGAGCGCCTCCAACCGGTGCCGGCGGAGATGCCCGATCCGCTTCGGCTTACCGTGGAGAGGATCGGCGAGAACTGCGAGCCGGCGTTGGCGACGGTGCTGTTCATGGCCGGCGCAGGCGGGTCGTTGCGCGCTGGGGTCACCGAAAATCCCGTGCGGCTGACGCGGTCGGTCAAGGCCGCGCTCACTCGGGTGTCCTGCGGCGGCGCGCCGGTCTATGTCTGGCCCGGCGGCGGCATCACCATCCTGGTCGACGTCACCCGCATGCCGGACCGGTCCTTCGGCTATGTGCCGACGCCAGCGATCGTGGCGCCGATCGAATTCACAATGCGGCTCGACGATTATCGCGACCTCGGCGGCCATATAGGGAGCGTGCGACGCATCGGCGATATCGTCGATGCCGACCGGGTCCGGGTCACGCAATGGCATGATCGCAATCCGTGGCCGTGGACGCCGGCGGCGGCGCTGGACCGGACCGCATCATGA
- a CDS encoding UPF0280 family protein, which produces MSAGPVRALLADGRRHFQHGPIDLILEAFGAPTETDRAYTRAWRRFEVLLDELVEELPLLRRPVSDHRAEPEGPTARRMWRACRPHRGTFVTPMAAVAGAVADEVLASMVSGGALDRAYVNDGGDIALYLTPGHGFDSGIVTDPTRPAIDGVARIDFHDPVRGIATSGRGGRSFSLGIADSVTVLGSDAAAADVAATLIGNSVDVDHPAIARRAGVDLDPDSDLGERLVTIEVGTLDDEAVRTALNRGVAVAVDLFRKRLICGALLTLRGESRMVGDSAAADATTGQARLKHG; this is translated from the coding sequence ATGAGCGCCGGTCCGGTCCGCGCGCTGCTTGCCGATGGGCGGCGCCACTTTCAACACGGGCCCATCGACCTGATCCTCGAAGCCTTTGGCGCCCCGACCGAGACCGACCGCGCTTACACGCGGGCCTGGCGGCGATTCGAAGTTTTGCTCGATGAGCTGGTTGAGGAATTGCCGCTGCTGCGCCGGCCGGTGAGCGATCACCGGGCCGAGCCCGAGGGGCCGACCGCGCGCCGCATGTGGCGCGCCTGCCGGCCCCATCGCGGAACATTTGTGACCCCGATGGCGGCCGTCGCCGGGGCGGTGGCCGACGAAGTTTTGGCCAGCATGGTGTCGGGCGGAGCATTGGATCGCGCCTATGTCAACGACGGCGGCGATATCGCGCTCTACCTGACGCCCGGCCACGGCTTCGATTCCGGCATTGTCACGGATCCGACGAGGCCGGCGATCGACGGGGTGGCCAGGATCGATTTCCACGACCCGGTCCGTGGTATCGCGACCAGTGGCCGCGGCGGGCGAAGTTTCTCGCTCGGCATCGCCGATTCGGTCACCGTCCTCGGCAGCGACGCCGCGGCCGCCGATGTTGCCGCGACCCTGATCGGCAATTCGGTCGACGTCGATCATCCCGCGATCGCCCGCCGCGCGGGCGTCGATCTCGATCCCGATAGCGACCTCGGCGAAAGATTGGTGACGATCGAAGTCGGCACCCTCGACGACGAGGCCGTTCGAACCGCGCTCAACCGTGGTGTTGCCGTGGCCGTCGACCTGTTCCGCAAGAGGTTGATCTGCGGTGCCCTTTTGACCCTGCGGGGCGAAAGCCGAATGGTCGGCGATAGCGCGGCGGCGGACGCGACGACCGGCCAAGCGCGGCTCAAACACGGTTAG
- a CDS encoding hydantoinase/oxoprolinase family protein produces the protein MSEPQSVIVGVDVGGTFTDLLMVDEGAGSVKVAKVPTTPANQAFGVLAALADAEIGLDRVRTLVHGTTTTTNALLERKISTCGLITTAGFRDVLELGRRTRPRPYGLTGHFEPMIARERRLEVPERMDAGGRIVTPLDEDAVRAAARKLLEMDCESLVIHFLHAYINPQHERRAAEIAAEIWPNDHVTMGHAVLSEYREYERGVTASVNAAIQPVLHRYITRLEEELHTRGYQSDLLVMQGNGGTVSSRIVSEAAVNTVMSGPASGVMAAAYTAAAAGCPDVITCDMGGTSCDVGLIEGGIPQVSSELELEYAMPIHVPMVDIHTIGAGGGSIAFINEAGMLQVGPESAGADPGPICYGRGGTRPTITDANLVLGRLNPSALLSVDNPVSLQDVEDIFARDIGAALNLDGFAAAAAVLRVANDRMAGALRMVSLARGHDPRDFTLFAFGGAGPLHAVALARELALPRVLVPARPGITNALGCVVADVRHDYVNTVNTPVKDLDMAAVRRILEEQIAEGRKTIAREGVEIEDLVVLHSADIQFQGQSHILTVPVDRPSVEREALQSGFETAYWDRFEVTLPEIHAVLVNLHTAVIGRRQPVSLAALAESGEADPQPMATRRVWFETGTRETSIYRRRQIGPGIAFSGPAIIEQLDTTVVIEPGNAFVADDQGNLVITVEGAGS, from the coding sequence ATGAGCGAACCGCAAAGCGTGATTGTCGGCGTCGATGTGGGTGGCACTTTCACCGACCTGCTGATGGTCGACGAGGGCGCCGGAAGCGTCAAAGTCGCCAAGGTGCCGACGACACCGGCCAACCAGGCCTTCGGTGTTCTCGCCGCGCTGGCCGACGCGGAGATTGGCCTCGACCGCGTTCGAACGCTGGTCCACGGCACGACGACCACAACCAACGCGCTCCTCGAACGCAAGATCAGCACGTGCGGCTTGATCACCACCGCCGGCTTTCGTGACGTACTCGAGCTCGGCCGGCGGACGCGTCCGCGGCCCTACGGGCTGACCGGACACTTCGAACCGATGATCGCCCGCGAGCGCCGATTGGAGGTGCCCGAACGCATGGACGCCGGCGGTCGGATCGTGACCCCGCTGGACGAGGACGCGGTGCGCGCGGCGGCGCGCAAGCTGCTTGAAATGGATTGCGAATCGCTGGTGATTCATTTTCTCCACGCCTACATCAATCCGCAGCACGAACGGCGCGCGGCCGAAATCGCCGCGGAGATCTGGCCCAACGATCATGTCACGATGGGCCACGCGGTGCTGAGCGAGTACCGCGAATACGAGCGCGGCGTGACGGCATCGGTGAACGCGGCGATCCAGCCCGTGCTGCACCGCTATATCACCCGGCTCGAGGAAGAGTTGCACACCCGCGGCTACCAAAGCGATCTACTGGTGATGCAGGGTAACGGCGGCACCGTTTCGTCGCGCATCGTGTCGGAGGCAGCCGTCAACACGGTCATGTCCGGACCCGCCTCCGGCGTCATGGCCGCGGCCTATACGGCGGCGGCGGCGGGCTGTCCCGATGTCATCACTTGCGACATGGGCGGCACCAGCTGCGATGTCGGCTTGATCGAGGGCGGCATCCCCCAAGTCAGTTCGGAACTCGAGCTCGAATATGCGATGCCGATCCATGTCCCCATGGTCGATATCCACACCATCGGCGCCGGCGGCGGATCGATCGCGTTCATCAACGAAGCCGGAATGCTGCAGGTCGGACCGGAGAGCGCCGGCGCCGATCCGGGGCCGATCTGCTATGGCCGCGGCGGCACCAGGCCGACCATCACCGATGCCAACCTCGTTCTCGGCCGTCTCAACCCCTCGGCGTTGCTGTCGGTCGACAATCCGGTCTCGCTCCAGGACGTCGAGGATATTTTCGCCCGCGATATCGGGGCCGCGCTGAACCTCGACGGGTTCGCCGCCGCCGCTGCCGTGCTGCGGGTGGCCAACGACCGCATGGCGGGCGCGCTGCGCATGGTTTCGTTGGCGCGGGGGCACGACCCGCGGGATTTCACGCTGTTCGCCTTCGGCGGCGCAGGCCCGCTCCACGCGGTGGCCCTGGCTCGCGAACTCGCGTTGCCGCGCGTGCTGGTGCCGGCGCGGCCGGGCATAACCAATGCCCTCGGCTGTGTCGTCGCCGATGTCCGCCATGACTACGTCAACACCGTGAACACACCGGTCAAGGATCTCGATATGGCGGCGGTGCGCCGAATCCTCGAGGAGCAGATCGCCGAGGGCCGGAAAACCATCGCGCGCGAGGGCGTCGAAATCGAGGATCTCGTCGTCCTCCATTCCGCCGATATCCAGTTCCAGGGGCAGAGCCATATCCTGACCGTGCCGGTCGATCGTCCATCGGTCGAACGCGAGGCTTTGCAATCGGGATTCGAAACCGCCTACTGGGACCGCTTCGAGGTTACGCTGCCGGAAATTCATGCGGTGCTCGTCAACCTCCACACCGCGGTGATCGGCCGCCGCCAGCCGGTCTCGCTCGCGGCGTTGGCCGAATCGGGCGAAGCCGATCCCCAACCGATGGCGACGCGCCGGGTCTGGTTCGAAACCGGTACCCGAGAGACGTCGATCTATCGCCGCCGACAGATCGGCCCCGGTATCGCATTCTCCGGTCCCGCCATTATCGAGCAATTGGACACCACGGTCGTCATCGAGCCGGGCAATGCTTTCGTCGCCGACGATCAGGGCAATCTCGTCATCACCGTTGAAGGTGCGGGGTCATGA
- a CDS encoding methylhydantoinase, which yields MSALDPVTLTVIQNGLIQVCNEMDLAFVRAAFSPVISEALDRSDGIYHRDDGALIAQGDLGLPVFVGTMQFGTAEVIARARDLQPGDLFIVNDPYLGGTHLMDVRFVKPFFYKGELFCWLANTGHWPDTGGMVPGGFSATATEVEQEGLRLPPVKLFKAGVMDEEILAIILSNIRIADQRIGDIKAQAAALTVGERRLTVLIDRYGKDVVETAIRELRARAAQQMGAKIEGIPDGVYEGQAFVDSDGVVDQPLKIAMKITVAGSEMTFDMSGSSPPCLGPMNSVIATTKSSIYLAIKHVFPDVPINAGTFEPLDIIEPEGTFLYARYPRPVSGCAAEVSQRIAEAVFSALTKAIPEQLFGAPAGTSGNFALGGHDPETGRSYVMYLISGGGYGGSALGDGISNGCSTIGISKTTPIEVIEQRYPVLIDCYSLHERSGGPGQARGGFGVSYGVTLRRGTARASFVMDHGRTGPQGVLGGRDGGVNKVVVERAGEVYHPPHLSKDQDIQIAAGDRVIVSTPGGGGYGDPIRRDPEMVALDVRRGYYTIEDAAELFGVALDPATLAVDAPATAIRRAGGSAAAE from the coding sequence ATGAGCGCACTCGACCCGGTAACCCTGACGGTCATTCAGAACGGATTGATTCAAGTCTGCAACGAGATGGATCTCGCCTTCGTGCGGGCCGCGTTCAGCCCGGTCATCTCGGAGGCGCTTGATCGCTCGGACGGCATCTACCACCGTGACGATGGGGCATTGATCGCCCAGGGCGACCTCGGGTTGCCGGTCTTTGTCGGGACCATGCAATTCGGCACCGCCGAGGTCATCGCCCGCGCCCGCGATCTGCAGCCCGGCGATCTGTTCATCGTCAACGACCCCTATCTCGGCGGCACCCACCTCATGGATGTCCGCTTCGTCAAGCCCTTCTTCTATAAGGGAGAATTGTTCTGCTGGCTGGCCAATACCGGCCATTGGCCGGACACCGGAGGCATGGTCCCCGGCGGATTCTCCGCCACCGCGACCGAGGTTGAACAGGAAGGGCTGAGGCTGCCGCCGGTAAAGCTGTTCAAGGCCGGCGTGATGGACGAGGAGATTCTCGCCATCATCCTTTCCAACATCCGCATCGCCGATCAGCGAATCGGCGACATCAAGGCGCAGGCGGCGGCGCTTACCGTCGGCGAGCGCCGGCTCACGGTGTTGATCGATCGCTACGGCAAGGATGTCGTCGAGACCGCGATCCGCGAGCTGCGCGCGCGCGCGGCGCAGCAGATGGGCGCCAAGATCGAAGGTATTCCCGACGGCGTCTACGAGGGGCAGGCATTCGTCGATTCCGACGGAGTCGTCGACCAGCCGTTGAAGATCGCGATGAAAATCACCGTCGCCGGCAGCGAGATGACTTTCGACATGAGTGGGTCTAGCCCGCCCTGCCTGGGCCCGATGAACAGCGTCATCGCGACCACCAAGTCGTCGATTTACCTGGCTATCAAGCACGTCTTTCCCGATGTGCCGATCAATGCCGGAACATTCGAGCCGCTCGATATCATCGAGCCCGAAGGCACCTTCCTCTATGCCAGATACCCGCGCCCCGTGTCCGGGTGCGCGGCAGAGGTCAGCCAGCGCATCGCCGAGGCGGTGTTTTCCGCCCTGACCAAAGCGATTCCGGAGCAGTTGTTTGGCGCGCCGGCTGGGACGTCGGGCAATTTCGCCCTCGGCGGGCACGATCCGGAAACCGGGCGTTCCTACGTCATGTACCTGATATCGGGCGGCGGCTACGGCGGCTCGGCGCTCGGCGACGGTATTTCGAACGGCTGTTCGACGATCGGGATCTCCAAGACCACCCCGATCGAGGTCATCGAACAGCGCTACCCGGTGCTGATCGACTGTTACAGTCTGCACGAGCGATCGGGCGGGCCGGGACAGGCGCGCGGCGGTTTCGGTGTCAGCTACGGTGTCACGCTCCGTCGCGGCACCGCGCGGGCCTCGTTCGTCATGGATCACGGCCGCACCGGCCCGCAGGGAGTCCTCGGCGGACGCGACGGCGGGGTCAACAAGGTCGTCGTGGAGCGCGCCGGCGAGGTCTACCATCCGCCGCACCTGTCGAAGGATCAGGATATCCAAATCGCCGCCGGCGACCGGGTCATCGTCAGCACGCCCGGCGGCGGCGGTTACGGTGACCCTATCCGGCGCGATCCGGAAATGGTCGCCCTCGACGTTCGTCGCGGGTACTACACGATTGAGGATGCGGCGGAGCTATTCGGCGTCGCCCTCGATCCCGCCACACTGGCGGTCGACGCGCCGGCGACGGCAATCCGTCGCGCCGGGGGGAGCGCCGCCGCTGAATAA
- a CDS encoding transport-associated protein, whose product MDQLRLWFRVPLIVLMFVVGAAVAGCEEEGPAEKAGAEIDKATEQMQETATEAADKVKEATDEAADKVKEAAE is encoded by the coding sequence ATGGATCAACTACGCCTATGGTTTCGCGTGCCGTTGATTGTGTTGATGTTCGTGGTCGGCGCCGCGGTGGCCGGATGCGAAGAGGAAGGCCCGGCGGAGAAGGCGGGGGCCGAGATCGACAAGGCAACCGAACAAATGCAGGAAACCGCTACCGAGGCGGCCGACAAGGTCAAGGAGGCCACGGACGAGGCCGCCGACAAAGTCAAGGAAGCGGCCGAGTAG
- a CDS encoding aminopeptidase P family protein, giving the protein MARRVIAACILFDPVNVRYATGARNMQVFHQRNPARYLFLPVEGRVVLFEFTGCMHLADGLETIDEVRPATTASHVAAADAIVERERSWAREMASLMNEEVGRQRRIGLERVNAGAAMALSAEGLTIVDAQMVVERARSIKSPEEVKCVQASLRATENAVAALRAAIRPGMSENELWSVFHQAVIAQDGDYVETRLLSSGPRTCPWFQECGPRIVRANELVALDTDVVGRFGYYADFSRTFHVGPDAPTESQRHLYRTAHEQVQHNVNILRPGLTFREYSESAWPLPEPYVANRYYLSAHGVGMTGEYPYLYHRMDFAGAGYDGVIEPGMTLCVESYIGESGGREGVKLEEQVLLTDTGTEQLSRFPFEPDLLGSQ; this is encoded by the coding sequence ATGGCGAGGCGCGTTATCGCGGCATGCATTCTGTTCGATCCGGTCAACGTTCGCTATGCGACGGGCGCCCGAAACATGCAGGTATTTCATCAGCGCAACCCGGCGCGATATCTCTTCCTGCCCGTCGAGGGCAGAGTCGTTCTGTTCGAGTTTACGGGCTGCATGCACCTAGCCGACGGCCTCGAAACGATCGACGAGGTGCGTCCGGCGACGACCGCTTCTCATGTTGCGGCCGCTGACGCCATCGTCGAGCGCGAACGCAGTTGGGCGCGTGAAATGGCGAGCCTCATGAATGAAGAGGTTGGGCGACAGCGACGTATCGGACTCGAGCGGGTCAACGCGGGCGCGGCGATGGCACTCAGCGCCGAGGGCTTGACGATCGTCGACGCACAAATGGTCGTGGAGCGCGCGCGGTCGATCAAGTCACCGGAAGAGGTCAAGTGCGTGCAGGCATCGTTGCGCGCGACCGAAAATGCCGTCGCCGCCTTGCGAGCCGCAATTCGGCCGGGAATGAGTGAAAACGAGCTATGGTCGGTGTTCCATCAGGCTGTAATCGCTCAGGACGGCGACTACGTCGAAACGCGTCTGCTGTCTTCGGGGCCGCGCACCTGTCCGTGGTTTCAGGAATGCGGTCCGCGCATCGTGCGAGCAAATGAACTGGTTGCGCTCGATACCGATGTCGTCGGCAGGTTCGGCTACTACGCTGACTTTTCGCGGACGTTTCATGTCGGTCCCGATGCTCCGACCGAAAGCCAACGCCATTTGTACCGCACCGCCCACGAGCAAGTTCAGCACAATGTAAACATTCTGCGGCCGGGCCTGACATTTCGGGAGTATTCGGAATCGGCATGGCCGCTGCCGGAGCCGTATGTCGCGAACCGGTATTACCTTTCCGCGCATGGCGTGGGTATGACCGGCGAATACCCGTACCTCTATCATCGCATGGATTTCGCCGGCGCCGGCTACGATGGTGTCATCGAACCGGGAATGACGCTGTGCGTCGAATCCTATATCGGCGAGTCCGGTGGCCGGGAGGGCGTCAAGTTGGAGGAACAGGTACTGCTCACCGATACCGGGACCGAGCAGTTGTCGAGATTTCCCTTCGAACCTGACCTATTGGGCTCCCAATAG